The Ziziphus jujuba cultivar Dongzao chromosome 3, ASM3175591v1 region CTCAAGGCCTTGGATACTAGTATTCATTTCCCATTAATGCATTTCtaccagaaacaaaacaaaataccaATTATTTTATACAAAGAAATTGTCCTTACCTTCattatcttttcctttttttcctataatttcttttttttttttttctctttttgactTTTGAATGAAGCATGCATTTTTCCTCTCAAACCTCACAATTTGTCCAAACAGATGGTTCAtttttcatctctctctctctctccccaacACATTCTAGGCCACGtattattaaattagaaaatctaggctttttcttttctgaGAAAACAATtcatttttggtaaatattttaacACTCATATGATGATCATAAAGAGTTGGTACATTATGAGACTTCATATTTTTGAGTGTCGGAAGAAAAAGTTACTTGAATCCCTTTGTGGGTTTCATTCTCACTGTACCAACAATGTGAAGGGACTGCAGAGAATGAGATTGAGTcgctaacaaaataaaaatataaaaatggggTAGAAGGCAGAGAAAAGAGTGAAAGGTATATTTAGAGACAAACAAGGCCAAGACAAAGAGATGGTTGGTGTGGGGTCCATTACAATGACCCAGCTGGCAAGCTCCTATTGGATCCCAGATCCAGGATATCCTCCTTAGTTTCTAGAGCGTGTGGGACCCCAAATGTAGGAGAGCTCCAAAGCCTTCATGTGGTTTATTGACCGTTgtcttatataaatattattttaatctcttttatccaaaaaaaataataatattattattttaatctcaGTAATTATAGGCTACTTTGCtacattttttattcataaagaCAGAGATTATACTAATCAAACTTTCTTTGTTCCTCACCCTTTTCATATTTTGGTTCAATATATCTGCCTTAAATTAtcacttttattttaccatTCTTGTGGTTAACTTGTTCTTTCAATATTAAAGATGTATATCAGTTTCCTTTTAGGTGCTCCATGATTGGGTTCAGGTTTGTCCTTTTAGAGTGattcaatgaattttttttggaaaatgtcaaaattaatttgatttaagtTTTGGAATTTGTTCAAAGTTGGCAGGAATGTTGGGTGACTTTGCATGAGTAAAGCTCTGTTTCATCTCCTCtaagttttcttcttttccttcttatGCTAACCAATTAAGCAAATCATGAAGAAGGCTCACctttagcattttttttaattacaaatttcCATATAGTCcaataagttttatttttctgttttggtaTATTGTAGAAACTAGAaagatacataattttttttttttttttgggggttaatAAATCTAGGACCACGCCTAACCTTAATGTGGTTTATGACcgttttatatttgtttatttatttatattttcttattataaaaatattatatgaatattatttCCAAGCCTACATGATCTTTAGTCTACTTTGCTCCCTCTTTTCAGTCATAAAAGTGTTGTACTTTTAGAGTAATTTAGATGGAGAAAGATTATGCCTACTAATCAAAGTTTGTTCCTCACCCAAATCCTATTCTGGCTCATTGTTtcaaattattacttttatttacccatttttttggtgaacttatttctttgaatattaaaGATATGTAAGTGCGTTTAGGTATTCCATAATTGGGCTTTGGTGTGTCTTTCTACGGTGTGATTCTgtgatttttgttttggaaattgTCAATGTAATTCTTGTCTTGTGGATTTGTTTGTTCAAAGTTGGTTGGAATTAAAATTGGGTTAACTTCGCCTAAGTCTTTGTATCACCTCCTTCTTCTaagttttcttcatttctttcttgtatttgattttgatccacaatttacatatataatttgcaGATAATGTCTTTAAATTTACATGAATCAAATAGCACCTTGtttaaaaaaaggagaaaatggTTCCATCTTAACGAAAACACCTAAtttgaagacaaaaaaaaaaaaaacatatataccaAAAGCAGGATTTCCATTGAAGAAATATtaacaaaccatatatattaacaaagaaATTAACAACCATATATGAGAATAGAATTTTAAGGCAGTGAGAATAGAAAATAGTTGGAAAGTCTATATTTTGGTTGCAGGAAAATCAATAATaggaaaacaatttttaatcaTCAAATTAGAGTTCACAAGGTCATTACAATACTTTGAACTTTCTTTCCCTCATCTTTTAAGGAAAATGTTATACAACGAAACAAGTAAAGGAGAATATTATTAGGTTTGTTTGCCTAACTAAATTCCTTTCTTCTAATTTACATACAAAGAAAATCAATCAAGTTCTCACTTGTCAAGCTTCATTCTGTTAAATGGGGGATTTTCTCATTTACCAAATAATCAGAATATATGAAATCCATCTGCTTAATTACCAGAAAAGGACGGCTATgccaaataaccaaaaaaataccAAGAAAAATGGTGTTTTTAAGTTAAAAACACACATTAGAGATGAAAcccattaatttaattaattgcttcCATATTCAGCCCATTTTCATCGAGCAATTCATTGGAAAAAAATACTtcttaatttcattattaaagtgCATAAAAAGCCATGAAAATTGCACATATACTTTCTCTTTACAAATTGCTTTTTCACAAACATTAGTATATTACAgaacctttttttaaaaaaaataataataataaaaatatcattttctatcTGGGCCATTTAATTTCTTGCATTATCTAAAATAATcttccacaattttttttttctaaaaaaaataaataaataaataaatttcaggTAAGAGACACGTGTAACATACCCAGACCAATGagaaaaagaatatgaaaatgCCACGTGGCAGAAAATGGATAAGCCAAGAAAGTGTGTTAGCACAACCCCAGATTTTCCTTCGTCCCAAACAGAGAGTCCCATCCCCAAAACCAAAACCTTCAAATGACTGCCACTCTCACTCTTCCACTCCACTGCTCCTTCTCATTCCCCATAACCAATAAACCAATCCGTTTCTCATCCTTCAAACCCTCCCATGCTTCACTTCAAACCCCAATTCTCAATTCTCCCCAATCCCAAACCCTCCCAAACACCACCGGCGTCGTCATCATCGGAGCCGGTCTTGCAGGTTTAGCCGCCGCGACCCGACTCGCCTCCGACAATGTCCCTTTCCTCCTTCTCGAAGCTTCCGACGCCGTTGGCGGCCGCGTAAGGACCGACCTCGTCGATGGCTTTCTACTCGACCGCGGCTTCCAGATCTTCATCACTGGTTACCCGGAAGCCAAAAAGCTTCTAGACTATCAAAAGCTGGACCTCCAGAGATTCTACTTCGGCGCTCTGGTTTACTTCGACGGCGAGTTTCACACCGTCGCCGATCCTCTACGCCATTTCTGGGACTCGCTCAGGTCCCTGACTAACCCTATCGGATCGGTTATCGATAAATTGCTTATCGCCTCAACGAGAATTAGGGTTCTGAGCAGATCCGATGAAGAGATTTTGGTTTCCGATGAGGTTCCGACGATCGATTTGTTGAAGAGCATCGGTTTTTCGGAGTCAATTATCGGCAGGTTCTTCAGGCCGTTTTTCGGAGGCATTTTCTTTGATCGCGAGCTCGAAACGACTTCCAGATTGTTCGATTTCATCTTCAAGTGTCTCGCTCTCGGAGATAATACTCTTCCGGCAAACGGCATTGCTGCGATCCCCGAACAACTCGCCGGAAAATTACCAACCGGTTCGATCTTCTTCGATTCTAAAGCCGTTTCGATCGGCTCCGACGGGTTGGACTCGCCAGCGGTGAGATTGCTGAGCGGAGAGATTGTCAAGAGCGAGCTTGGAGTGATTGTAGCTGTTGAACAACCCGAAGCCGAAAAGCTTCTACCCGGGTTAACCCAAGCGGTTCAGGAAAACCCGGCCCGTAGCACGGTTTGTTTGTATTTTTCAGCGGATCGGGCACAAATTCCGGTCAAAGACCCGGTTCTGTTGCTAAACGGGTCGGGCAAGGGCATTGTGAATAACATGTTCTTTGCTACGAATGTGGCACCCACTTATGGCCCACCTGGAAAGGCTTTAGTCTCGGTGTCGCTTATTGGGAGTTTTGATGGCCAGTCGGGTGATGATCTGACGGCTGAGGTTGTTCGGGAACTCTCCGATTGGTTTAAAGGATCTGATGTAGGGTCATGGAGACATTTGAGGACTTACCGGGTCAAATTTGCACAACCGAATCAGCGCCCACCCACCAACTTGGTGAAAGACCCACGGGTCGGGTCCGGTGTGTATCTTTGTGGGGACTATTTGACCATTGCCACGTTTGACGGTGCCTTGGTTTCGGGTAGAAGAGCAGCTGAGGCTTTGCTCAAAGACAGAGCCTTAGCTCGAGTTTAGTATTCGATGGAATTTTGTATgacaaaaattgtaaattttaattttattctaattgttaatatattttgaaatagtacatgatgagattttttctttttttattaggtAATAATGTAATATGCTGACTAGAACAATGTATATTCTTTCAAGTTTTAATTGCATTGATGAAATTAACTCAAACATGATTAATTCCTCAGAGAAACAGAGGAAATATCCATACAAAACATCCTAAACTCACACAAAGAACTCCTAGTGTTCCACAAGATTCTTATTAGATCtacaaaatgaaattaaaacaatGCAAAACATATCAGCCAATGACAGATTTTCCTTGTCTCATCCAAGATATGTGCTTTTGAGCTTTGGAAGACCAAGAAATGAAATGGAAAGAAGATTACTTATAATGGAGCTGAGGTAGAACCAGTTCACCATGGTCTCTAACAAACCAAGAACAAACATTATATCATGTTCATTTTCCTCACTCATTTGCAGATgttcagtgtaggaaattttgtttagagcacaatatatatatatatgcttttgatTTGTTCATTGTGACTtgggattttgattttttttgtttttctttttttttttttctcctagattagatgataatACCTGTACTTATTAGTAATTGGTAGTATGTTGATGTATGTAATGCCTCTCTACTTGTTGCGTTTAAGTAAtattaagaattaaataataaaacaagtcAAGTAAAAAACGatgacaaaaagaaaatcataatttaaaagtagatttcaatatttataaaaatatatgaaatatgtTATGGTGGTAATAGCTGCTACTTCCTTGAGTGATGAACCATATTTGAATCCCCCACCcccattgttaaaaaaaattacaaattaaaaacttttttattaatatttatgaatttttaatttttttaaaagtagttAATGagcaatttaattttaaatagtcatatttgatttttttagaatGATGCTGGGTACCATCTAGTCAATCAAAATATCAACCACTTGCacacataaaatattttgattgatttatatttatttatctatgtatataaattatatatcatgTTAACGTAACGACGaatatagatatttatttatttttgttagtaTGGATGGGCCCTTAGGCTCCCACCCCAAGACTCGAATCCTGCACACATAGACATGGGTGGATTGTGGTGCTCTACCACTTAAGCTGCCACTACAAGTCATATATTTGGTAGATATTGTTGTAGACTAGATAATACCTttagcattattttttattttaataattaaatttttaactataaaagaaacaatataatagtaaagttataaaaatatttatcaaatttatttgccAAATAATATTGcaaattatatgataatatttaattatcttttctaTTTAGTGAATATTCTATAAAgtttactaattaattactaTGAATGGCATAAATTTAGCCATTAGATTCGACTCTATTATATGTCCCAATCTAGCTGACTCAAATTGCCTCCATTTCTTTATAAATGGAGAGGATTCTTTGTTTGGtgaaatgttaaaagaaaaattataaaccaTCTCAAcctcaaataattattatatattttgtcttaaaaaaatagtgttatatcttttaatttttttattttaaaataatcatattaattgtatattaactttttaacatatttgaaaattaaaattagtaatttagaaaattatgaagaaaaaaaaattatgaaaaacctcatataataaacataaatttaataaaattgatttgaaaaTTAAGATAAGTATTATATAAGAGTTGTTAAGCTTAGCTTAAGGATTGGAAAACTAAGCAAAAGCAATATGTAATAAAACCAAtattaagaaaaacaatataCAATCAAATATGGGGTGTTATTCCATTTGTATGAGCAGTAAAACTATTTGTCAAACTATTGATTAGTAATATCACTTTTGAACCTCATAGATACGACCATCAGTTTACATAGGCTGTAGGTTTATATGAAGGAAAACCGTTAACCAAACCTATCACTTTGATAAGTTGTCTACCAAGGAATGGCATAATGATTGATAAAGTCCTAACATTCATAATAAACACaacttaatatttaaaattaaaactagtGTATTTTAATACAATCAATTTAACtaaattattgtaaaattttattcaaccaaatttaaaataatataatcaaaTCTAGTTGCATTGTAGCATCCCAAATGAGTCTAatgtttataattaataatcatcatTATTGTCTAATGTTATAATTAATAATCTTTATTATTGACTTTGGTAAATATGTATCTGTTTAAGCCAAATAAAGGTTAGTTTAATTAACAATttcattgactttttttttttaaattcacttTGGATCCAGAttgatatttatgtatataattcatGCCTTAAAAAACAGATTAAATTTATCCttacattaacaaaatatacatatatatatatatatattcttcgaTAATTGTGTTATAAGTTTGTGAGTTTTGTATTTACaagaatatatatgatttaatcatgataataatatgtaccatttttttgggtaaatagtaAATACAAATACCCTCCTTTGTATAAAACTATTTCCTAGGTGATCTCTAATTTTTGTTAATACTTCTTtcctattttataaattttatactaAAAAGAAACATTCTTTATTAAAAACACAAGATCCTGTCAAATTTCAACCATGAAATGACGTAATAGTCTAAATCTTGAAGGTTGAACTTGAAGGTACTACATATGAAAGACAACTATTGGAgatatgaaattttcaaaattgaatataaaaagaTTTCGAAAACATTACTAGTTTATAAAATTTCGAATATCCAATGACATGGCAGTGCATTAATGGATGGATGACAAACCAATACGATTCtacattatttgatatttaaaattcgGTGAGTCTAAGTTAAAATAAGAACAGAAAAAAGTgggtaaatatgaaaaaaaaaatttgaaaaggtaataattccatatattatataactctGCTTtcataaattggttttttttttttttccttttactgtaagtatatataaattaacaattttgcatgtatataaggggtaaatataaaaacaaatcctgtaaaatactttttttttgtttttttgttttttggcaaaGGAGCTATAATGCAACATAAAATCagcaaacaaaaaaggaaacatGTAATAAACATTATCAATGGTAAACAATTTCCACGTCAGACGGAAAACAGAGGTGTTGAAATACGTGGCAGCCAGTGATTGGGACGTGAGACGCATGTGGGTTAAAATAAAAAGCCTGTTGTTTATGTTTTGGTACGTCTTCCAAATACACACCGTTTTGCAGAGACAgaggcagagagagagagagagagagagagagaagaagaaacgTAGCAGACGATCAGTACCGGCACAGCGACCTTCCGTTCAACACCAGGTgccctttctctctttctctctatctGACCCAAACCCTAAATTCagttttcattgaaaaattgtAGATCTTTTTCGATCTTCTTAATTAATAGATAGtgttattggaaaaaaaaaaaaaaagcttaaaatttgTATCTTTATAATTTGGGATAAATTTATTGTTAGGATTGATTTTTTTAGTGATAAGAAGTGGAAGAGTGATCTGGGTCGGTGTTAATTTTTCGATTAGTGTTAGATTTGGGAATTGAATTGTTTGACAAGTTAGAATCAgagttaaaaaaatttggaaaatctattttttgcgtagttttttattggaataaactaaaaataggtacttttgttttcttcttgttgATGTAGATTCAGATCGTGGGTTGTTGAACTGATTCGGTAcagtttgaagaagaaaaagaaaaggggatctgggtttttgttttttgttttttttttcctttttttttgtgattgatCTATGGCAGCTAATGTGCCTCCTCCAGGGGCACCAAGACCCAACAATAATAACTTCGTACCACCCCCGAATTACAATCCTAGTGTTCAGAGACCTCCAGATTACCTAGCTGATAATTTGCAGAATTTGAATCTCAATCGACCGCCTTCCATGCCCAATTCTGCACCTAGACCTTCACCTTATGGCCAGCCACCACCTTTTTCTACATCAGCTCCTTCCTCTGGGGTCCCTGGTGCATCCCCACCTTTCTCCCGGCCTGGACCTCCTCCGGGTGCGCTTGTAAGACCTTCAATGGCTCCTCCATCAGGACCCTCACAACCCGTAATACCCCCTCCTGGTGCCCCAGTAAGACCCTATGGGCCACCTGTTGGCCAGCCTTCACCGTTTGTGTCAAGACCACCTCCTGGGTCTTTGCCCTCTTCGATGGGTGGTTATGTAACGCCTGGTTCCGGACCACCTTCTTCTGGTCCTTTCCAGTCAGCAGGTCTAGGAAGTGGACCTGTAGCACCACCATCACTGCAGCCTGGTGCTCGGCCTATTTCTCTTTCTTCACCACTGACAACCGGCCAGACTATACCCTCTTCGAGTGGCCCTGGTGGATTGATGAGTAATGGGCCACCTGCCTTTGCTCCAGGGGCCATACCAGGTGCTTCCCGTTTCCCTTCAACTGGCAATGTGCAACAACCAGCTCTTGGACCTCCACAAACAGCAATGTCAGCTTTGGCTCCTCCTCGAGCTCCAACCATGCGTAGTCATCTAGGTGGTACAGTTGTTAGTGCTCCACCAGGTCCTCCCACACAACCTGCATCACCGTTTTCAGCTCCACCTCAAGGCGTACCACCTCCAGGTTCTCCTTATGGCTCAGCTCCATGGCCAATGCAGCCTGGGCAggtaattgatatattaattacttGTAGTGCATGGGTTTCACAATTTTTTACTATTGTGGAATTGATGTAGAGTATGTAAAGTTATTGTTGAGATGATGTTTACATTCCTAATAAGATTTGTGTGTTTGAGGTGTTCTCATAGAGGTTGTTATCAACTCAGcatgtctatggattttatataAAACAGTAGAATTAGGTAGGAGAAGATTATAGTTTTAGGCTATAGTTAGGTTAGAAGTTATTTAAGTAGTTACTTTTAAGTTATAAACTTCAAGATGTGGGAAGAGTAGTCTTAATTGCCATAGGTGGCAGTATGTTATTTCTCAAAAATGAtatgagagaaaaatatatcCATTAAGGGTTTCCAGGCTTCTAgagttgatttttctttatataaattCATACTTTTAGTATGCaatattaaacttatcaatagtAGTTAAATTTACTCTGATATTTTGTGGCACTTTattaatttatggattttagtTAGAGGGCAGCTTCTCTATGTATTTATTGGGTTTTGGGGTTAGACAGGACTAATAATGCTTATAAACGAATCTTCATGATGTAGCTGAAGGCAAAATTGTTCAGGTGGCTGTTTGAATGATCTGTTAAATAGGATTGTGTCCTTTTTCCGTGCACTTGGATTTTTAGTTTCCATAAATCTTAAACTCATGTCACTTCTTGCGCTCTTGAGTAATGCCtcattagcatttttttttcaacataaCAAAACctttaaaccaaaaatatatgcattcagaaataatttcacatgtAGACCTTATCGTATGTATATTGTTAGATCCATGTTAACTATTCTTTaagtattttaatttgttttctatcCTACCAGTTCCCTAGTGCAGTGATGAGATGAAACTAGTAATTCTAAAACAATAAATGTTTTACTTCTTACTTtggtttaatttgttaaaaattttaaaaattgcttTAGATGGCTCCACCTCCACCAATTCCTGGTTCTGCACAACCACCAAGAATGTTTGGAATGCCACCACCTCCACCTAATCAATCCATGACTACCATATCGCCTGCTATTGGTCAAACAGGAGCACCTATGGCTGGATCAACAAAGATTGATCCTAATCAAATTCCACGGCCCATGCCAGGATCCTCAGTTGTTCTGCATGACACTCGTCAGGGGAATCAGGCGAATCCTCCTCCGGTAATTATCTTTTACTTCAAAAAGAaactttatttgattttgaagtTTTGAAGATATAGTACTATAACCTGCCTGTTGGTATTTTCTTCCTGTTATTTTGGTTCTGTTTTCTTGTAGAGTATTCTGCACAGCTTTTCTCATTGAGTGGTAATATCACTATTTATAGTTTATCATTGGTTATCTTAAAATTTcccctccctttttttttttttgggtgaagcCTGCTACAACTGATTACATTGTTAGAGACACAGGGAATTGCAGTCCGCGTTACATGAGGTGCACTATCAATCAGGTTAGATTCAACTTGTACTGATTGGCAGTTAGTTATTTCATTTCATAAACATTGACTCATACAAATCCCATATTCATGAAATGGTTATGGTTTTTGACTTTGATTTAACActtttttcctccaaaatttAACAGATACCATGCACTGGTGATCTTTTGACAACATCAGGGATGCCATTGGCTTTGTTGGTTCAACCTTTTGCACTTCCTCATCCATCTGAGGAACCAATacacgtaatccatgattctttttctcttctaaGTACTACATTTGTGGCCATATAAACAATTAAcctttatttgtaaattatttccGTGAAGAACAGAAGCCattgaataagaaattaaatctgAAGCATATAGTTGTATTAAGTATTAGACAAAAAGGAAGGGAAGATGTAGCAGCTGTTCCTCATAACTCTAGAAAGAGTGTCTTGCGCACTTCTTATTCTTGTACTCCATCATCATCCTTTAAATATTTAGCATGTTCCATGGGTTTTTCCATTAATGGTAAATGTATGCatgaattttgttttgttttgttttgcctttttttctttggaagtaaattatcaattttcaaactttaaacATGTAAACAGGGGTACTGTTGGGGAAAAAAGTTGATACCGAAATGGCTAAGTGAGTTTATTGTAGTTTCTTAAACATTTTGGCTTTTTGCAAATGTCACAAGAACTTTGGGACAGAGGAGTTATGATAATTTTTGGAACCATTAATTGTAAATTCCAGGTGCTTTATGGCTTGTCATATTGAAGGGCAATATGATCATGCTACCGCATAGATTAATAGAAGATCATAAGGTTCTTGTAGTTTTTGCTAAAAGTTGATTACCTTTACTGTTTAAAGTATGTTTTAAGTTGGAACTTTAGACTATTGAACTTTGTTAGTCCATCTTTAGTGTTTCTATTCTGATTGTTTGATGGTGAGTCTTTGCTTCTACTCTATAAATATCTCCTGTATTTGTATGTTTAGTTAAGGCTTTTCTGTTGAAGAATTAAATTCTACCATGAAAACTTTGGATTTCATGCACCTTATAGCTATTACAAATCTGTCCATAATGTTCTGTAACTTGTAGTTATCGTAATATGATCCAAACAATTGTGTTATATCCTTGTTAATCCACCAAACAATCTGAAAAGACACTGAGCTCGCAAGTATATTCCTGATTTTCATATAATAGGTTGTGGATTTTGGCGAAAGCGGTCCTGTTCGGTGTTCTCGTTGCAAAGGCTACATAAATCCTTTCATGAAATTCATTGACCAGGGGAGGCGGTTCATTTGTAACTTGTGTGGTAAGAATACATTTTACTCACATATTTAACCTTCGTGTTAGTTATCAAGCATCCTGTGTAATATTTATAATCTTGTGTGCATGTAACTTTCTGTATGAAGATGCTTATGCAATTGAATAATATAGCTACCTTTACCTCCCTTGGTTCTAATTGCTCAGTGGATAGATTGTATTGCACAATTTTTtcgaatatttatttattcccaaGCTTTCCTTTTAGGTCCCTACATCTTAAAATGACAGGTTCTCAAATATCACTTGTCATCTTATGTCCAgagtaaagaaataaaaaaaaatctcacttGTCATCCATCTATTTAAGAGCTCATAGATTCTTTAAGGGCTTCACTAACAGTCTTAACATCCAGATTGCTATGTGACTTACCATTCCTAATTTAGTTATTTGCACCATGAGGTAGTTTTTTTCCCTATATTCATGGACAGTATTATTGTATGATTTAGCTATATGTGTATTTGTGTGTTAAGTTGATGCTGAAATTTTATCCCGCTACCTTTTGCAGGATTTACCGACGACACTCCCCGTGACTACCACTGCAATCTAGGTCCAGATGGTAGGCGTAGAGATGCTGATGAACGGCCTGAGCTATGTAGAGGGACAGTTGAATTTGTTGCCACAAGAGAATTCATGGTTAGTTTATTTTGCAAGATTTTCCATATGAATTGATGTTTGATTTCCATGTTCCTGTATGAAGTTCCGATCTTTCATAGCCATTCTTGAACATGACAGACACTCGCTAAGTGCCAACTTTGGTTGGGTTGGGCCCAAAGTAATAGGTAGTGAACTCGTATGCCAGGTCTAACTTATAATACTTGCTTTACCTTCAAATGTAACAAGGCTTCCTCACCTTTGTTTTGGTaacaatacccaaaaaaaatttccatttatgttATTAATCCAGTGATAAGTTGTTTTActcatataaataatttttaatgtagTCCGAAGTCTTGATATTTTTCACTTGAGAAATATGTTTGTGAGACATGTATACATTTGAaattttcacacacacacacacacacacacaaaaaaaaaaaaaaaagaaagaaaagaaaagataagaaGAAGGAGGTAAAAGTTATATAAACATTGAGGCCATTTCTTGATGGACATATAAATCATTCCCTTATGAGacagaagaaaacaaattactGACTCACATGGAAGAACTTGCTGTCCTCATTTCAGTAAAACACCTTGAGGCCTTGGA contains the following coding sequences:
- the LOC107422607 gene encoding uncharacterized protein LOC107422607 — encoded protein: MTATLTLPLHCSFSFPITNKPIRFSSFKPSHASLQTPILNSPQSQTLPNTTGVVIIGAGLAGLAAATRLASDNVPFLLLEASDAVGGRVRTDLVDGFLLDRGFQIFITGYPEAKKLLDYQKLDLQRFYFGALVYFDGEFHTVADPLRHFWDSLRSLTNPIGSVIDKLLIASTRIRVLSRSDEEILVSDEVPTIDLLKSIGFSESIIGRFFRPFFGGIFFDRELETTSRLFDFIFKCLALGDNTLPANGIAAIPEQLAGKLPTGSIFFDSKAVSIGSDGLDSPAVRLLSGEIVKSELGVIVAVEQPEAEKLLPGLTQAVQENPARSTVCLYFSADRAQIPVKDPVLLLNGSGKGIVNNMFFATNVAPTYGPPGKALVSVSLIGSFDGQSGDDLTAEVVRELSDWFKGSDVGSWRHLRTYRVKFAQPNQRPPTNLVKDPRVGSGVYLCGDYLTIATFDGALVSGRRAAEALLKDRALARV